One window from the genome of Dermochelys coriacea isolate rDerCor1 chromosome 19, rDerCor1.pri.v4, whole genome shotgun sequence encodes:
- the LOC119845570 gene encoding gap junction beta-3 protein-like: protein MDWKMLQGLLSGVNKYSTAFGRIWLSVVFVFRVLVYVVAAERVWGDEQKDFDCNTKQPGCTNVCYDHYFPISHIRLWALQLIFVTCPSLLVIMHVAYREDREKKNREKNGEDCPKLYRNPGKKHGGLWWTYLLTLFFKLTIEISFLYLLHKMWDSFDLPRLVKCANLDPCPNIVDCYIARPTEKKVFTYFMVGASALCIVLTVCEIFYLIFKRAVQSLHKWKKNSKHLVNYNKASTCQCHLKLEQQDGKAKNKPLDALQASSPNLTLI, encoded by the coding sequence ATGGATTGGAAGATGCTGCAGGGCCTGCTGAGCGGGGTGAACAAGTACTCCACGGCCTTCGGGCGCATCTGGCTCTCCGTGGTCTTCGTCTTCCGGGTGCTGGTCTACGTGGTGGCGGCGGAGCGCGTGTGGGGGGACGAGCAGAAGGACTTTGACTGCAACACCAAGCAGCCCGGCTGCACCAACGTCTGCTACGACCACTACTTCCCCATCTCCCACATCCGCCTCTGGGCCCTGCAGCTCATCTTTGtcacctgcccctccctgctggtGATCATGCACGTGGCCTACCGGGAAGACCGGGAGAAGAAAAACCGGGAGAAGAATGGTGAGGACTGCCCCAAGCTCTATCGCAACCCGGGCAAGAAACACGGCGGGCTGTGGTGGACCTACCTGCTGACCCTCTTCTTCAAGCTGACCATTGAGATCAGCTTCCTCTACCTCCTCCACAAGATGTGGGATAGCTTTGACCTGCCGCGCCTGGTCAAGTGCGCCAATctggacccctgccccaacaTCGTGGACTGCTACATTGCTCGGCCCACTGAGAAAAAGGTCTTCACCTACTTCATGGTGGGGGCCTCTGCCCTCTGCATTGTCCTCACCGTCTGCGAGATCTTCTACCTCATCTTCAAGCGGGCTGTCCAGAGCCTACACAAGTGGAAGAAGAACTCCAAGCACTTGGTCAACTACAACAAGGCTTCCACCTGCCAGTGCCACCTCAAGCTGGAGCAGCAGGATGGCAAGGCCAAGAACAAGCCTTTGGATGCCCTCCAGGCCTCCTCTCCCAACTTGACTCTGATCTGA